In Candidatus Defluviilinea proxima, a single genomic region encodes these proteins:
- the kdpA gene encoding potassium-transporting ATPase subunit KdpA, whose amino-acid sequence MNMYSWFQIIFYIVILLFLAKPLGSFMAKVYQGEHTFLDRVLMASERFIYRVSGVNPTDDMNWKTYAVAVMLFNALGLIFVYLLQRLQGTLPFNPQGLGAVSPDSSWNTAVSFATNTNWQGYAGETTMNYLTQMLGLTVQNFVSAATGMTVLVALIRGIVRHTTKGIGNFWVDLTRTTLYILIPLSLVVALVLVSQGVVQTFSPYQTVGLLQSTTDANGKAVTEQVLAMGPAASQVAIKQLGTNGGGFFNVNSAHPFENSTPFSNFIEMLSILLIPAALCYTFGKMVGDTRQGWALLTVMTIIFVAFLGLAIWSEQGGNPAFTKLGVDQTQTDINPGGNMEGKETRFGVVNSALWATATTAASNGSVNSMHDSFMPLGGLVPLFMIQLGEIIFGGVGSGLYGMLGFVIVAVFISGLMVGRTPEYMGKKIEAFEMKMASLILLIPILLAKVGTAIALIAPAGLATIWNTGGPHGFSEVLYAFSSAANNNGSAFAGLGANTPFYNTALGICMFFARYWLIIPVLAIAGSLAQKKKIPASVGTLPTHTPLFIAWLIGVIMIVGALSFIPALALGPIVEHLMVFGH is encoded by the coding sequence ATGAATATGTATAGCTGGTTTCAAATTATCTTCTATATCGTGATTTTGCTATTCCTGGCAAAACCACTTGGCTCATTTATGGCGAAGGTCTATCAGGGTGAGCATACATTCCTGGACCGGGTGCTGATGGCATCTGAAAGATTCATATATCGCGTGTCGGGAGTGAATCCAACAGATGATATGAATTGGAAGACATATGCTGTTGCCGTGATGCTGTTCAATGCGCTTGGCTTGATCTTCGTTTATCTTTTGCAACGGCTTCAAGGAACTCTGCCATTTAATCCGCAGGGACTGGGCGCAGTGTCCCCTGATTCTTCATGGAATACCGCTGTCAGTTTTGCGACAAACACCAATTGGCAGGGCTATGCTGGCGAGACGACCATGAATTATCTCACCCAAATGCTGGGCTTAACTGTACAAAACTTTGTCTCTGCGGCAACCGGCATGACAGTATTGGTTGCACTGATTCGCGGAATTGTTAGGCATACGACCAAAGGCATCGGTAACTTTTGGGTGGATTTGACCCGTACGACTCTTTACATTTTGATACCGCTTTCTCTTGTAGTCGCGCTTGTGCTTGTCTCACAAGGTGTTGTGCAAACCTTTAGTCCATATCAAACAGTGGGATTGCTTCAATCGACGACCGATGCGAACGGTAAGGCTGTGACCGAACAAGTACTGGCAATGGGACCCGCCGCTTCGCAAGTAGCGATCAAACAATTAGGCACCAACGGCGGCGGCTTCTTCAATGTCAACTCTGCGCATCCGTTTGAAAACTCAACTCCGTTCTCAAATTTTATTGAGATGCTATCTATTCTCTTGATCCCTGCCGCGTTGTGTTACACGTTTGGCAAAATGGTTGGGGATACGCGTCAGGGTTGGGCGTTGTTGACGGTGATGACCATCATCTTCGTGGCATTTTTAGGCTTGGCGATCTGGTCCGAGCAAGGCGGTAACCCGGCCTTCACAAAGTTGGGAGTGGACCAAACCCAAACCGATATAAACCCAGGCGGCAACATGGAGGGAAAAGAAACCCGCTTCGGCGTTGTTAACTCTGCGCTATGGGCAACGGCAACCACTGCCGCTTCCAATGGCTCGGTCAACTCAATGCATGATTCATTCATGCCGCTTGGTGGATTGGTCCCACTCTTCATGATCCAGTTGGGCGAGATCATCTTCGGCGGTGTTGGCTCAGGCCTATATGGAATGCTGGGATTTGTCATTGTGGCAGTGTTCATCTCTGGGTTGATGGTGGGACGCACACCTGAATATATGGGAAAAAAGATCGAAGCATTTGAAATGAAAATGGCATCGCTGATACTTTTGATCCCCATCTTGCTGGCGAAAGTTGGCACGGCGATTGCACTTATCGCCCCGGCTGGGCTCGCCACGATTTGGAACACGGGTGGCCCACATGGATTTAGTGAAGTGTTGTATGCCTTCTCCTCTGCGGCGAACAACAATGGATCAGCGTTTGCTGGCTTGGGGGCCAATACTCCGTTCTATAACACGGCGCTTGGCATTTGCATGTTCTTTGCCCGCTATTGGTTGATCATTCCGGTGTTGGCGATTGCAGGCTCACTTGCGCAAAAGAAAAAAATCCCTGCAAGTGTTGGCACCTTACCGACACATACTCCGCTGTTCATTGCCTGGTTGATCGGTGTCATCATGATCGTCGGTGCACTGAGCTTTATCCCGGCCTTGGCGTTGGGGCCGATTGTCGAGCATTTGATGGTCTTTGGTCATTAG
- the kdpB gene encoding potassium-transporting ATPase subunit KdpB, whose translation MNTQIKKQSPYRREIYQRAITESFRKLDPRAMVRNPVMFVVEVGSVLATALWAQALLGAGEAPTGFIGAIALWLWFTVLFANFSEAVAEGRGKAQAESLRKARQDTPAKKITSKAEKIDSSKVEHQLVSSTALRKNDLYLVESGDILPADGEIVAGIASVDESAVTGESAPVVREAGGDRSAVTGGTRLLSDWLIVRVSADPGQGFLDRMISMVEGAKRQKTPNEIALNILLAGFTIIFLIVCATLLPYSLYSVTAAGSGTAITITVLIALLVCLIPTTIGGLLSAIGIAGMDRMIQRNVIAMSGRAVEAAGDVDVLLLDKTGTITLGNRQAVDFIPVNGVNAYELAEGAQLASLADETPEGRSIVVLAKEKFGLRGRTMGSSDETPDGMHFIPFTAQTRMSGVDFDGTSIRKGAPDTMLALVQSFNGNQLPPDLKPSVDTIARMGGTPLIVTKNNKALGVIHLKDIVKGGIKERFAQLRKMGIKTVMITGDNPLTAAAIAAEAGVDDFLAQATPEAKLKLIREHQTGGKLVAMTGDGTNDAPALAQADVAVAMNTGTQPAREAANMIDLDSNPTKLIEIVEIGKQLLMTRGALTTFSIANDVAKYFAIIPAAFASTYPVLGALNFMHLATPESAILSAVIFNALIIIALIPLALRGVPYRAVGAAQLLRDNLLIYGLGGIIAPFIGIKLIDMILVSFGLA comes from the coding sequence ATGAATACTCAAATTAAAAAACAATCTCCCTATCGTCGCGAGATCTATCAACGCGCGATCACAGAATCTTTCAGAAAGCTTGATCCTCGTGCAATGGTCCGTAACCCGGTTATGTTCGTGGTGGAAGTGGGGAGTGTGCTAGCCACCGCTTTGTGGGCCCAGGCCTTGCTCGGAGCCGGTGAAGCGCCAACAGGATTTATCGGTGCCATTGCGTTATGGTTATGGTTTACTGTCCTGTTTGCAAATTTCTCTGAGGCGGTAGCCGAGGGGCGTGGGAAGGCACAGGCTGAGTCCTTGCGTAAAGCACGACAGGATACCCCAGCCAAGAAGATCACCTCAAAGGCTGAAAAAATTGATAGTTCTAAAGTTGAGCATCAACTGGTTTCCTCCACAGCACTAAGAAAGAATGATCTGTATCTCGTTGAATCTGGCGATATTCTCCCGGCAGATGGAGAGATCGTAGCGGGGATTGCGTCAGTGGATGAAAGCGCTGTTACCGGCGAATCAGCTCCCGTTGTGCGTGAGGCGGGCGGCGATCGTTCCGCTGTCACAGGAGGGACGCGGTTGTTATCCGATTGGTTGATCGTGCGTGTGAGTGCGGATCCCGGTCAGGGATTTCTGGATCGCATGATCAGCATGGTTGAAGGTGCAAAGCGTCAGAAGACCCCGAATGAGATCGCGCTCAATATTTTGTTGGCGGGTTTCACGATCATCTTTTTGATTGTATGTGCCACGTTATTGCCATACTCGTTATATAGCGTGACCGCCGCAGGCAGTGGGACTGCAATCACGATCACGGTGTTGATCGCATTGTTGGTGTGTTTGATCCCCACAACGATTGGCGGCTTGCTTTCTGCTATTGGTATTGCTGGTATGGATCGTATGATCCAGCGTAATGTGATCGCGATGTCTGGGCGAGCTGTGGAAGCCGCAGGTGATGTTGACGTTTTGTTGCTTGATAAGACCGGCACGATCACGTTGGGGAATCGTCAGGCGGTGGATTTTATCCCCGTGAACGGTGTCAATGCTTATGAGTTGGCTGAAGGTGCCCAACTCGCCTCGCTTGCTGATGAAACGCCCGAAGGTCGTTCCATCGTTGTACTTGCCAAGGAGAAGTTTGGTTTGCGCGGACGAACCATGGGGTCCAGTGATGAAACGCCCGATGGCATGCACTTCATCCCATTCACGGCGCAAACACGCATGAGCGGAGTCGATTTCGATGGCACATCCATTCGCAAAGGCGCGCCTGATACGATGTTGGCATTAGTGCAATCGTTCAATGGGAACCAGTTACCGCCCGACCTGAAGCCGTCGGTGGATACCATCGCACGGATGGGTGGTACGCCATTGATCGTGACAAAAAATAATAAGGCGTTGGGCGTCATTCACCTCAAGGATATTGTTAAGGGCGGCATCAAAGAACGTTTTGCGCAACTGCGCAAGATGGGTATTAAGACCGTGATGATCACAGGCGATAACCCGTTGACTGCGGCGGCGATTGCGGCCGAGGCTGGCGTTGATGATTTCCTTGCACAGGCTACACCTGAAGCAAAATTAAAGCTCATCCGCGAACATCAGACCGGCGGGAAACTTGTGGCGATGACTGGTGACGGCACCAACGATGCACCAGCGCTTGCACAAGCCGATGTCGCTGTGGCGATGAATACAGGCACACAGCCCGCGCGTGAAGCCGCCAACATGATCGACCTTGATAGCAACCCCACAAAGTTAATTGAGATCGTGGAGATCGGCAAACAACTCTTAATGACACGCGGTGCGTTGACCACGTTCAGCATTGCCAACGACGTAGCGAAATATTTTGCCATCATCCCTGCCGCGTTCGCTTCCACCTACCCCGTGCTTGGTGCGTTGAACTTTATGCATCTTGCCACGCCTGAAAGCGCGATCCTCTCTGCCGTGATCTTCAATGCGCTCATCATCATTGCTTTGATCCCACTGGCGTTGCGCGGCGTGCCATATCGAGCAGTGGGTGCGGCACAGCTCTTGCGCGACAACCTACTGATCTACGGCCTCGGTGGCATCATCGCGCCGTTCATTGGTATCAAATTGATCGACATGATATTGGTCTCATTCGGACTGGCATAG
- the kdpC gene encoding potassium-transporting ATPase subunit KdpC — protein sequence MNTQLRPALTIFALLTILTGVIYPLAVTGIAQIDFPHQANGSLIVVGGKVYGSELIGQQFDDPKYFWGRPSATSSEPYNAASSSGSNFGPANEALISSVTERINALQVADPDNTLPIPVDLVTSSASGLDPHISVASAMYQVHRVATARGLSEADARSLVEQYTQGRQFGFLGEPRVNVLQLNLALDEIQ from the coding sequence ATGAACACACAACTTCGACCGGCTCTCACCATTTTTGCTTTACTGACCATTCTCACTGGCGTGATCTATCCTCTTGCTGTGACAGGTATTGCTCAGATCGATTTTCCACATCAAGCCAATGGAAGTCTCATTGTTGTAGGTGGCAAAGTTTATGGCTCTGAATTGATCGGGCAACAATTCGATGACCCCAAATACTTTTGGGGACGTCCCTCCGCGACATCTTCTGAACCGTATAACGCCGCATCTTCTTCTGGATCTAATTTTGGTCCAGCCAACGAAGCTTTGATCTCCTCTGTAACAGAGCGCATCAACGCCTTGCAAGTTGCGGACCCAGACAACACGCTTCCGATCCCTGTTGACCTGGTTACTTCATCTGCGAGTGGACTCGATCCGCACATCAGCGTGGCGTCAGCGATGTATCAAGTTCATCGTGTGGCAACAGCTCGCGGCTTGAGCGAGGCGGATGCCAGATCCTTGGTGGAACAATATACGCAGGGACGTCAATTTGGATTTTTAGGCGAACCGCGAGTCAATGTCCTGCAATTAAACCTGGCTTTGGATGAGATACAATAA
- a CDS encoding sensor histidine kinase KdpD, with product MEQRPDPDELLKHIQAEEPNRGKLKIFLGYAAGVGKTFAMLEAAHQRKAQGIDVVVGYVETHKRAETEQLVNGLEILPRQQVKYRGVDLPELDVDAVLARHPAIVLVDEFAHTNAPGSRHPKRYMDVDEILDAGIDVYTTLNIQHLESLNDIVAQVTNVIVRETIPDRVIDEASEIEVIDLPPDELMVRLKEGKVYIPEQASRAIGQFFRKGNLTALREMSLRRAAERVDNQMRSYMQTRAISGPWAAGERLLVCISPSPLAEKLVRTTRRLADELKAEWFAVYVEITSKPENDPANRERIGRILQLAEELGAKSLTIAGSSIQEAVLEYAHKNNITKVVVGKPLKPRWQELWKGSIVDQLIYASGDIDVYVISAREGPSSPMLPKEWQPHSPAGRYVLALGLVLISTMLGMSIRGNLEPANLVMLYLVSTVISAVFLGRGPSLLSAIAGVLAFDFFLVPPYLTFAVSDTQYFITFIALFLISLLVSSLTARVREQAEAAMLREKQTSALYDLSRDLTSATDLHQVANIIISQISQGFGREVAIFLPEGDQVHVFATSPNYQPDENELAVATWAFEHNQPAGRGTDTLPAASLRCHPLKTSNGIVGVLGIHSQDKANFLTSEQRLTLVAFANQSALAIERASLAEQAQHAELLQVTEKLQTALLNSISHDLRTPLVSITGALTSLDEQSDSLKEEYRKSLIVTAREEAERLNRLVGNLLSMTRIESGAIKLHLDPGDIQDVVGTALEQLGNRIANHKVQVDVPNDFPLVPMDFTLIVQVLVNVLENAVKYSPKDSLIEVSANLSDEIARLQIADRGVGIPSEDLVRIFDKFYRVQRPESVSGTGLGLSISKGIVEIHQGRIYARARTGGGTIITIELPLTRKE from the coding sequence ATGGAACAACGCCCTGACCCTGATGAGTTATTAAAACATATTCAAGCCGAAGAACCCAATCGCGGCAAACTCAAAATATTTTTGGGGTATGCCGCGGGTGTGGGTAAGACTTTCGCCATGCTTGAAGCTGCGCATCAACGCAAGGCGCAAGGCATTGATGTTGTGGTGGGGTATGTTGAAACGCACAAGCGTGCAGAAACTGAACAGCTTGTAAACGGCTTGGAAATTTTGCCGCGTCAGCAAGTGAAATATCGCGGCGTAGACCTGCCCGAGTTGGATGTGGACGCGGTGTTGGCGCGCCATCCAGCCATTGTTTTGGTAGATGAGTTTGCACACACCAATGCGCCGGGCTCACGTCATCCAAAACGATATATGGATGTTGATGAAATTCTTGATGCAGGTATCGACGTATACACCACGCTCAACATTCAGCATCTCGAAAGTTTGAACGACATTGTTGCGCAAGTGACCAATGTGATCGTGCGCGAGACGATCCCTGACCGTGTGATCGATGAAGCATCGGAGATCGAAGTTATTGACCTGCCTCCTGATGAGTTGATGGTGCGCCTGAAAGAGGGCAAGGTTTACATTCCAGAGCAAGCCAGCCGCGCCATCGGTCAATTTTTTCGCAAAGGGAATCTGACAGCGTTACGCGAGATGTCTTTGCGTCGCGCGGCCGAACGTGTGGATAACCAAATGCGTTCGTACATGCAGACGCGTGCCATCTCTGGCCCGTGGGCCGCAGGGGAACGCTTATTAGTTTGTATCAGCCCGAGTCCGCTGGCCGAGAAGTTGGTTCGTACCACACGCAGGTTGGCAGATGAACTCAAAGCTGAATGGTTTGCTGTGTATGTAGAGATCACATCCAAACCTGAGAATGACCCGGCCAATCGCGAACGCATCGGTCGCATTTTGCAACTGGCGGAGGAGTTGGGGGCTAAATCTCTCACCATTGCCGGTAGTTCCATTCAAGAAGCCGTGCTTGAGTATGCACATAAAAATAACATCACTAAGGTTGTGGTGGGTAAGCCACTCAAGCCGCGTTGGCAGGAATTATGGAAAGGTTCCATTGTTGATCAACTGATTTATGCCAGCGGTGATATTGATGTGTATGTTATCAGCGCACGTGAAGGGCCATCCAGCCCCATGTTGCCAAAAGAGTGGCAACCGCATAGCCCGGCAGGACGGTATGTGCTGGCGCTTGGTTTGGTATTGATATCGACCATGTTGGGTATGTCCATTCGTGGGAACCTTGAACCAGCCAATCTTGTCATGTTGTACTTGGTTTCAACAGTCATCTCGGCTGTATTTCTCGGGCGCGGACCATCGTTGCTTTCTGCCATTGCTGGAGTACTGGCGTTCGATTTTTTTCTTGTCCCTCCATACTTGACATTTGCAGTCAGTGATACACAATACTTCATCACATTTATTGCCCTCTTTCTCATCAGCTTGTTGGTCAGTTCTCTCACTGCCCGTGTCCGCGAACAGGCTGAAGCCGCCATGTTGCGCGAAAAACAAACTTCAGCCCTCTATGATCTGAGCCGTGACCTAACCTCTGCCACCGATTTACATCAAGTAGCGAATATTATTATTTCCCAGATCAGTCAGGGGTTTGGACGTGAAGTCGCCATCTTCCTGCCTGAAGGGGATCAAGTGCACGTCTTCGCAACTTCACCCAATTATCAGCCTGATGAAAATGAATTGGCTGTAGCTACCTGGGCCTTTGAACATAACCAACCTGCCGGTCGTGGCACAGATACGTTGCCAGCCGCATCCTTGCGTTGTCATCCTTTAAAAACCTCGAATGGGATTGTAGGTGTGCTTGGTATTCATTCACAAGACAAGGCAAATTTTCTAACATCTGAACAACGGTTAACGCTTGTAGCGTTTGCTAATCAATCGGCGCTTGCCATTGAGCGTGCCAGCCTTGCCGAGCAAGCCCAACATGCTGAACTCCTGCAGGTCACTGAAAAATTACAGACGGCTCTGCTTAACTCCATCTCGCATGATCTGCGCACGCCGTTGGTTTCCATCACGGGTGCGCTCACGAGCCTTGATGAACAATCTGATTCGCTGAAAGAGGAATATCGCAAGAGTCTCATTGTCACTGCCCGTGAAGAAGCGGAACGCTTGAATCGTCTCGTGGGTAATTTGCTTTCAATGACGCGGATCGAAAGTGGTGCCATTAAACTGCACCTCGACCCCGGCGATATTCAAGATGTTGTTGGCACAGCGCTTGAGCAACTTGGCAATCGCATTGCGAATCACAAAGTGCAGGTGGATGTCCCAAACGATTTCCCGCTCGTACCTATGGACTTCACATTGATCGTACAGGTGTTGGTCAACGTATTGGAAAACGCGGTCAAGTATTCGCCTAAAGATTCGTTGATCGAAGTCTCTGCCAATCTATCGGATGAAATAGCACGCCTCCAAATTGCGGACCGAGGGGTTGGCATTCCGTCCGAGGACCTTGTGCGCATCTTCGACAAATTCTACCGAGTCCAACGCCCTGAAAGCGTCAGCGGCACGGGGCTGGGACTTTCCATCAGCAAGGGCATCGTCGAGATCCATCAAGGTCGTATTTATGCGCGGGCACGCACTGGAGGCGGAACGATCATCACAATTGAGTTACCATTAACGAGAAAGGAATGA
- a CDS encoding response regulator, with translation MSDAGQRVLVVDDENAIRRYLRTALTAQGFTVYEATNGEEALTAVLNHRPDIIILDLGLPDLDGIEVTRRLREWSQTPIIILSVREAENDKIAALDAGADDYLTKPFGTGELMARMRVVMRRLANKSDEPILQVDSLKMDLSHRLVMVSEKEISLTPTEYDILRLLMQNAGKVLTHRQLLRQVWGTAYESEMHLLRVNISNLRRKIETDPSRPHYLVTESGVGYRIRV, from the coding sequence ATGAGTGATGCCGGTCAACGTGTGTTGGTTGTAGACGACGAAAATGCCATTCGCCGTTATTTGCGTACTGCACTGACCGCGCAAGGCTTCACCGTCTACGAAGCAACGAATGGGGAAGAAGCTTTAACCGCAGTTCTCAATCACCGCCCAGATATCATCATTCTTGATTTAGGTCTCCCCGACTTGGATGGCATCGAAGTCACACGCCGCCTGCGTGAATGGTCACAGACGCCGATCATCATCCTCTCTGTCCGCGAAGCTGAAAACGATAAGATTGCCGCCCTCGATGCAGGCGCAGACGATTACCTTACCAAACCCTTCGGCACTGGTGAACTTATGGCGCGCATGCGTGTTGTAATGCGTCGCTTGGCAAATAAATCCGATGAGCCCATTCTGCAAGTGGATAGCCTCAAAATGGACCTGTCCCATCGTTTGGTTATGGTCAGTGAAAAAGAAATTTCCTTAACCCCAACCGAATACGACATTTTACGCTTGTTGATGCAAAATGCAGGTAAAGTACTTACGCATCGTCAATTACTGAGACAGGTTTGGGGGACAGCCTATGAAAGCGAAATGCATTTACTCAGAGTCAACATCAGTAACCTGCGGCGCAAAATAGAAACTGATCCATCACGTCCGCATTACCTGGTCACAGAGTCGGGGGTAGGGTACCGAATTCGGGTGTGA
- a CDS encoding response regulator transcription factor gives MIRIVIAEDHLMVRAGIRALLEQAGDMHVVGEASNGQEAMEIVQELKPDVLIVDIMMSQMNGIQAAANIHKQKLPTHIMILSMYDDASLVHQALQSGARGYVLKSSVSDELLHAVRAVANGQTYLSQPISEIIIESIVKPQDGQPSDLLSTLSPREKQILQLIAEEHISSEIAKMLFISEKTVEKHRAKLMEKLNVRNIAGLVRMAVKFRLVDREQ, from the coding sequence TCAGAATTGTCATCGCAGAAGACCACCTTATGGTCCGTGCAGGAATCCGCGCGCTCCTTGAACAAGCCGGTGATATGCACGTCGTGGGAGAGGCATCCAATGGACAGGAAGCCATGGAAATTGTGCAGGAATTAAAGCCAGATGTTTTGATCGTGGACATTATGATGTCTCAAATGAATGGGATTCAAGCGGCGGCAAACATTCATAAGCAAAAACTCCCCACCCACATTATGATCCTCTCCATGTATGATGATGCCAGTCTTGTACACCAGGCATTACAAAGCGGGGCAAGAGGATATGTGCTAAAGTCATCAGTGAGCGATGAATTGCTACATGCTGTTCGAGCCGTTGCAAATGGACAGACCTATCTTAGCCAGCCAATTTCTGAAATTATCATTGAGAGCATCGTAAAGCCACAGGACGGTCAGCCCAGCGACCTCTTATCCACCCTCTCCCCTCGCGAAAAGCAAATTTTACAGCTAATAGCCGAAGAACATATAAGCAGCGAAATAGCCAAAATGCTTTTCATCAGTGAAAAAACTGTTGAAAAACATCGGGCCAAGTTAATGGAAAAGCTAAATGTTCGCAATATTGCGGGCTTGGTTCGCATGGCTGTTAAATTTAGGCTTGTTGACCGCGAGCAATAA